The Streptomyces sp. NBC_01268 genome window below encodes:
- a CDS encoding choice-of-anchor A family protein → MRHHTVRRSSRRPRRAVFSAGLSCAVTLAAVPALLLGPGSQAAAAAPLPGGLGPCVPGSCPDPFPEVGNRPLAGRDAGINIFVGNDYLVRGRAAEAEGRVVVLDDFDQNKDAAAGGLYNLGIVGVGSRVVPPKDADFLTTGGDVTIATGQRLETTGGLLDETGTVRHAGTVTGNVTGTLVKDANAAAPYTGLRDQLTTASRCYARVDGQPRPATGTAVNQNYQTLFTGDGTSALQVFNVDFDLVSSNGGQQGVVFAGIPAGATILVNVLGANRTINTYSGALVDATDPLNAYRERLLWNFPDATTIGLNGTGQFQGSFLMGEQSSMTTVTLPGINGRFFTTGSVTHTSSATGGGGQEFHAYPFDGDLPDCGTTPPPVKGQVKVVKTDAQTGAVLPGATFRLWEETNGVTGLQTTGANADTPVGAACVTGADGVCARTVETGTYYWQETDAPDGYDLPSPAVFGPLVLTKENASAGVSVTAKNTATPVVPTKGQVKVVKTDAQTGAVLPGATFRLWEETNGVTGLQTTGANADTQVGAACVTGADGVCARTVETGTYYWQETDAPDGYDLPSPAVFGPLVLTKENASAGVSVTATNRKSVIPQDKGSLKLFKTDADTKAPLRGATFELWEETNGRDGLQTTGSAPDTRVGTACTTSAGGLCSFDHLELGTYYLRETGVPNGYVLPADPVSGPYVVSADHPAVIARLENSREDTPCEPTGYGDEGYGDQGYGDEGHGDQGYGACTSRARKA, encoded by the coding sequence ATGAGACATCACACCGTGCGGCGCTCTTCGCGCCGGCCGAGGAGGGCCGTCTTCTCGGCCGGACTCTCCTGCGCCGTCACCCTCGCCGCCGTCCCCGCCCTTCTCCTGGGCCCGGGCAGCCAGGCCGCTGCGGCCGCGCCCCTTCCCGGCGGGCTCGGCCCGTGCGTCCCGGGCAGCTGCCCCGATCCGTTCCCCGAAGTCGGCAACAGGCCCCTCGCCGGCCGTGACGCCGGCATCAACATCTTCGTGGGGAACGACTACCTCGTACGGGGCCGAGCGGCCGAGGCGGAGGGCCGTGTCGTGGTCCTCGACGACTTCGACCAGAACAAGGACGCGGCCGCCGGCGGCCTGTACAACCTGGGCATCGTCGGTGTCGGCTCCCGGGTCGTCCCGCCCAAGGACGCGGACTTCCTGACCACCGGCGGCGACGTCACCATCGCCACGGGCCAGCGTCTGGAGACGACGGGCGGCCTGCTCGACGAGACGGGGACCGTACGTCACGCGGGCACGGTCACCGGGAACGTCACCGGAACCCTCGTCAAGGACGCCAACGCCGCCGCGCCGTACACGGGCCTCCGCGACCAGCTCACCACGGCGAGCCGCTGTTACGCCCGCGTCGACGGGCAGCCCCGGCCGGCCACCGGCACGGCCGTCAACCAGAACTACCAGACCCTCTTCACGGGCGACGGCACCTCCGCCCTCCAGGTCTTCAACGTGGACTTCGACCTGGTTTCCTCCAACGGCGGTCAGCAGGGCGTCGTCTTCGCCGGCATCCCCGCCGGAGCCACGATCCTGGTCAACGTCCTCGGCGCGAACCGCACCATCAACACGTACAGCGGCGCACTCGTCGACGCCACCGACCCGCTCAACGCCTACCGCGAGCGGCTGCTGTGGAACTTCCCCGACGCCACCACCATCGGCCTGAACGGCACCGGACAGTTCCAGGGCAGCTTCCTCATGGGCGAGCAGTCCTCGATGACGACCGTGACCCTGCCCGGCATCAACGGCCGCTTCTTCACCACCGGATCGGTCACCCACACCAGCTCGGCCACGGGCGGCGGCGGCCAGGAGTTCCACGCCTACCCCTTCGACGGCGACCTGCCCGACTGCGGCACCACCCCTCCGCCGGTCAAGGGCCAGGTGAAGGTGGTGAAGACGGACGCGCAGACGGGTGCGGTGCTGCCCGGGGCGACGTTCCGGCTGTGGGAGGAGACGAACGGTGTGACCGGTCTGCAGACGACCGGCGCGAATGCCGACACGCCGGTGGGGGCGGCGTGTGTGACGGGTGCTGACGGTGTCTGTGCCCGGACGGTGGAGACGGGCACGTACTACTGGCAGGAGACGGACGCGCCCGACGGCTACGACCTGCCCTCGCCCGCGGTCTTCGGCCCGCTCGTCCTGACGAAGGAGAACGCGAGCGCCGGCGTCTCCGTCACCGCCAAGAACACCGCCACGCCCGTCGTGCCGACGAAGGGCCAGGTGAAGGTGGTGAAGACGGACGCGCAGACGGGTGCGGTGCTGCCCGGGGCGACGTTCCGGCTGTGGGAGGAGACGAACGGTGTCACCGGCCTGCAGACGACCGGCGCGAATGCCGACACGCAGGTGGGGGCGGCGTGTGTGACGGGTGCTGACGGTGTCTGTGCCCGGACGGTGGAGACGGGCACGTACTACTGGCAGGAGACGGACGCGCCCGACGGCTACGACCTGCCGTCGCCCGCGGTCTTCGGCCCGCTCGTGCTCACGAAGGAGAACGCGAGCGCCGGCGTCTCCGTCACCGCCACCAACCGGAAGTCCGTGATCCCGCAGGACAAGGGGAGCCTGAAGCTCTTCAAGACCGACGCCGACACGAAGGCGCCGCTGCGCGGGGCCACGTTCGAGCTGTGGGAGGAGACCAACGGGCGCGACGGCCTCCAGACCACCGGCTCCGCTCCGGACACCCGCGTCGGCACGGCCTGCACCACGAGCGCGGGCGGACTGTGTTCCTTCGACCACCTGGAGCTGGGCACGTACTACCTCCGCGAGACCGGCGTCCCGAACGGGTACGTCCTGCCCGCCGACCCCGTGTCGGGCCCCTACGTCGTCAGTGCCGACCACCCGGCCGTGATCGCGCGTCTGGAAAACAGCCGCGAGGACACGCCCTGCGAGCCCACCGGTTACGGGGACGAGGGCTACGGCGACCAGGGCTACGGCGACGAAGGTCACGGAGACCAGGGCTACGGCGCCTGCACCTCACGCGCGCGTAAGGCCTGA
- a CDS encoding YdeI/OmpD-associated family protein — MEPDTEPRVVVEPADFTEALDADPAARAAYDKLAYSRKREHVHAIEGAKKPETCRRRIEKAIATLRT; from the coding sequence GTGGAACCCGACACCGAGCCGCGCGTCGTCGTCGAGCCCGCTGACTTCACCGAGGCCCTGGACGCCGACCCGGCCGCCCGCGCCGCCTACGACAAGCTCGCCTACAGCCGCAAGCGCGAGCATGTGCACGCGATCGAGGGCGCGAAGAAGCCCGAGACGTGCCGACGGCGCATCGAGAAGGCCATCGCCACCCTGCGGACCTGA
- a CDS encoding VOC family protein: protein MKAHVSSILLGVRDMDRAKRFYTEGLGWKVENDFGISVFFASDGASPVGFYSREGLADQVGTDQEGSGFSGLVLTYVVRSEARVDEIMAEARKAGATILKPAAALQWGGYGGTFADPEGYIWSLGYSEHGTDQPYAE from the coding sequence ATGAAGGCGCACGTCAGCTCGATTCTTCTGGGTGTCCGGGACATGGACCGGGCCAAGCGGTTCTACACCGAGGGGCTCGGGTGGAAGGTCGAGAACGACTTCGGGATCTCGGTGTTCTTCGCGTCCGACGGCGCATCGCCCGTCGGGTTCTACAGCCGCGAGGGCCTGGCCGACCAGGTGGGCACGGACCAGGAGGGAAGCGGCTTCAGCGGCCTGGTCCTGACCTACGTGGTGCGCAGCGAGGCGCGGGTCGACGAGATCATGGCGGAGGCGCGGAAGGCAGGCGCCACGATCCTCAAGCCCGCGGCGGCACTGCAGTGGGGTGGGTACGGCGGCACCTTCGCGGACCCGGAGGGCTACATCTGGAGCCTCGGCTACAGCGAGCACGGCACCGACCAGCCCTACGCGGAGTGA
- a CDS encoding alpha/beta fold hydrolase, whose protein sequence is MTETDTRVLHTVGATLHYDVRPGTGPDPRPLLLIGSPMDATGFATLASHFADRTVVTYDPRGAGRSKRTDGAPENLPEEHADDLARLIEVLDAGPVDLFASSGGAVNALALVAARPDLVHTLVAHEPPSVPVLPDREAALALCADIHTTYVREGLGVAMAKFIALVGRTGPIPASWAEEPAPSPEAFGLPTEDDGTRDDPLLGQNMRGCTSYAPDFGALRAASTRIVIAAGKESEGTLCARTAVAVAEGIGIPLAVYPSHHGGFLGGEYGQQGAPAEFAEALRASLEDA, encoded by the coding sequence ATGACCGAGACCGACACCCGCGTCCTGCACACCGTCGGCGCGACCCTCCACTACGACGTCCGCCCCGGCACCGGACCGGACCCGCGACCCCTGCTGCTGATCGGCTCCCCCATGGACGCCACCGGCTTCGCCACGCTCGCCTCGCACTTCGCCGACCGCACGGTCGTGACGTACGACCCGCGCGGAGCCGGCCGCAGCAAGCGGACCGACGGCGCCCCCGAGAACCTCCCGGAGGAGCACGCCGACGACCTGGCCCGGCTCATCGAGGTGCTCGACGCCGGCCCCGTCGACCTCTTCGCCAGCAGCGGCGGCGCCGTCAACGCCCTGGCCCTCGTCGCGGCCCGCCCCGATCTGGTCCACACCCTCGTCGCGCACGAGCCGCCGAGCGTCCCCGTCCTGCCGGACCGCGAGGCCGCCCTGGCACTGTGCGCGGACATCCACACCACGTACGTCCGGGAGGGCTTGGGCGTGGCGATGGCGAAGTTCATCGCGCTGGTCGGCCGGACGGGCCCGATCCCGGCGAGCTGGGCCGAGGAGCCCGCGCCCTCCCCGGAGGCCTTCGGTCTGCCCACCGAGGACGACGGCACCCGCGACGACCCCCTGCTCGGGCAGAACATGCGCGGCTGCACCTCGTACGCCCCCGACTTCGGCGCCCTGCGGGCCGCGTCGACCCGGATCGTCATCGCCGCGGGCAAGGAGTCCGAGGGCACCCTCTGCGCGCGGACCGCCGTGGCCGTCGCCGAGGGCATCGGCATCCCGCTCGCCGTCTACCCCAGCCACCACGGCGGCTTCCTCGGCGGCGAGTACGGCCAGCAGGGTGCCCCGGCGGAGTTCGCGGAGGCGCTGCGCGCTTCACTCGAGGACGCCTGA
- a CDS encoding MSMEG_1061 family FMN-dependent PPOX-type flavoprotein, with translation MTIDTGTRNRLFDTLRADALTSPDQLRERYAQPNPNSLRKEIDHLTEQTRALIGCSSLVLIGSADAEGRADVTPRGGPAGFVSVLDERTLAIPDATGNKRLDTLHNVLETGRVGLLFLTPGRPTTLRVNGRACVSADPELLSQLTPVGKPPVTALVVHIEEAYPHCPKSLMRAHAWQPEKWLPADAQPTSAEVTLAQLDLPELTVEQIEEAERESLRLRYE, from the coding sequence ATGACGATCGACACGGGGACGCGCAACCGGCTCTTCGACACCCTCCGCGCGGACGCCCTCACCAGCCCGGACCAACTGCGCGAACGGTACGCACAGCCGAACCCGAACTCCCTCCGCAAGGAGATCGACCACCTCACCGAACAGACCCGCGCGCTGATCGGCTGCTCCTCGCTCGTCCTCATCGGCAGCGCCGACGCCGAGGGCAGAGCGGACGTGACGCCGCGCGGCGGCCCCGCCGGCTTCGTCTCCGTCCTCGACGAGCGGACCCTGGCGATACCCGACGCCACCGGCAACAAGCGCCTGGACACCCTGCACAACGTGCTCGAAACCGGACGCGTCGGCCTGCTCTTCCTCACGCCCGGCCGCCCGACCACCCTCCGGGTCAACGGCCGTGCCTGCGTCTCGGCCGACCCGGAGCTGCTCTCACAGCTCACGCCCGTCGGCAAGCCGCCCGTGACCGCGCTGGTCGTCCACATCGAAGAGGCCTACCCGCACTGCCCCAAGTCGCTGATGCGCGCCCACGCGTGGCAGCCGGAGAAATGGCTGCCCGCCGACGCGCAGCCGACGAGCGCCGAGGTGACCCTGGCCCAGCTCGACCTCCCGGAACTCACGGTCGAGCAGATCGAGGAGGCCGAGAGGGAGTCGCTGCGCCTGCGTTACGAGTGA